The following are from one region of the Pseudodesulfovibrio piezophilus C1TLV30 genome:
- the leuC gene encoding 3-isopropylmalate dehydratase large subunit, whose product MGQTLAEKILQKHTDQVISGAGQIVQCKVSMVLANDITAPLAIKSFKAMGAQEVFDKDKISLVCDHFTPNKDIDSAEQVKVVREFAEEMGITHYYECGEVGVEHALLPEKGIVGPGNVVIGADSHTCTYGGLGAFATGMGSTDISAAMALGETWFKVPPTIKVNLTGTPGKFVGAKDFVLNQIGRLGVSGALYKALEYSGEVVDNMSVEGRMTIANMAIEAGGKVGLFPVDQKTLDYAATAGFSGGEAMVADQDATYERVLEIDVTDMAPQVACPHLPDNVKAVDDTSGLQIHQSIIGSCTNGRIEDMREAAALLKGRKVNSKVRCIILPATPSIWKACMKEGLMEIFMDAGCIVGPPTCGPCLGGHMGILAGGERSIATTNRNFKGRMGSLESEVFLSNPSVAAASAVAGEIINPAKL is encoded by the coding sequence ATGGGTCAGACATTAGCTGAGAAAATTTTACAAAAACATACAGACCAGGTGATCTCTGGTGCCGGGCAAATTGTCCAGTGCAAGGTTTCCATGGTTTTGGCCAACGATATCACCGCACCGTTGGCAATCAAATCCTTCAAGGCGATGGGAGCACAGGAGGTCTTTGATAAGGATAAGATTTCTCTGGTGTGTGATCATTTCACGCCCAATAAGGATATTGATTCGGCTGAGCAGGTGAAAGTCGTCCGTGAATTTGCTGAAGAGATGGGCATTACCCATTACTATGAATGTGGTGAGGTCGGTGTCGAGCACGCCCTGCTGCCAGAGAAAGGGATTGTTGGGCCGGGCAATGTTGTTATCGGCGCTGATTCTCATACTTGCACCTATGGTGGCTTGGGAGCTTTCGCAACAGGTATGGGGTCCACTGATATCAGTGCTGCCATGGCTCTTGGAGAGACCTGGTTCAAGGTTCCCCCGACGATCAAAGTCAATTTGACCGGAACCCCAGGCAAGTTTGTCGGTGCCAAGGATTTCGTGCTGAATCAAATAGGACGCCTTGGTGTCTCTGGTGCTCTCTACAAAGCCTTGGAGTACTCTGGCGAAGTTGTTGATAACATGTCTGTTGAAGGACGTATGACTATCGCCAACATGGCCATTGAAGCAGGTGGAAAGGTCGGTTTGTTCCCTGTTGATCAAAAGACACTTGATTATGCCGCTACCGCAGGGTTTTCAGGCGGAGAAGCTATGGTAGCCGATCAGGATGCCACCTATGAGCGGGTACTTGAGATTGACGTGACCGACATGGCTCCACAGGTCGCTTGTCCGCATCTTCCCGATAATGTCAAGGCTGTCGATGATACCTCCGGGTTGCAGATTCATCAATCGATTATTGGTTCTTGTACCAATGGTCGTATTGAAGATATGCGTGAGGCAGCCGCTCTTTTGAAAGGACGCAAAGTCAATTCCAAGGTTCGTTGTATTATTTTACCTGCCACTCCGAGCATTTGGAAAGCGTGTATGAAAGAAGGCCTGATGGAAATCTTCATGGATGCCGGATGTATTGTTGGCCCTCCGACTTGTGGTCCCTGTTTGGGAGGTCACATGGGGATTTTGGCCGGTGGAGAACGTTCCATTGCCACGACCAATCGTAATTTCAAGGGGCGCATGGGGTCTTTGGAGAGCGAAGTGTTTTTGTCCAATCCCTCCGTTGCAGCCGCAAGTGCTGTTGCCGGAGAAATCATCAATCCTGCCAAACTGTAG
- a CDS encoding 3-isopropylmalate dehydratase small subunit → MKVAGTAHKVGDHIDTDAIIPARFLVTTDAKELGANCMEGLEAGWVKRVKDNDVMVGGENFGCGSSREHAPISILGAGIPVVIAQSFARIFYRNGFNMGLVLLEIGDDIKKIGDTDQIEVDTATGSIKNLTTGETIQAAAVPPFMQEILDAGGLVEYAKKKLG, encoded by the coding sequence ATGAAAGTTGCTGGAACCGCTCATAAGGTGGGCGATCATATAGATACGGATGCAATCATTCCTGCTCGTTTTTTGGTAACCACTGATGCCAAAGAACTCGGTGCCAACTGCATGGAAGGGCTTGAAGCTGGTTGGGTTAAACGAGTCAAGGACAATGACGTGATGGTAGGAGGGGAGAATTTTGGGTGTGGCTCTTCTCGTGAACATGCTCCAATATCAATCCTGGGTGCGGGGATTCCTGTTGTTATTGCTCAGTCATTTGCCCGGATTTTCTATCGCAATGGTTTTAATATGGGACTGGTACTGCTTGAGATCGGTGACGATATCAAGAAAATCGGTGATACAGATCAAATAGAAGTCGATACTGCGACCGGTTCCATAAAAAACTTGACGACGGGGGAGACGATTCAGGCTGCTGCCGTTCCTCCTTTCATGCAGGAAATTCTGGATGCTGGTGGATTGGTAGAATATGCAAAAAAGAAATTAGGCTAA
- the leuB gene encoding 3-isopropylmalate dehydrogenase: protein MKICVLPGDGIGQEIVDQALRVLEKVGEKFGQTFETTEALIGGCAIDAEGVPLPAETIAKCKDADAVLLGAVGGPKWDTIDPAIRPEKGLLGIRKELNLFANLRPANLFKQLADACYLRPDIVARGLDVMVVRELTGGIYFGEPRFDGEKDGERFGYNTMTYYEHEIRRIAKVAFEAARKRSGRVCSVDKANVLDVSRVWREIVIDEHKNYSDVELSHMYVDNAAMQLVRDPSQFDVIVTGNLFGDILSDAAAAITGSIGMLPSASLGEGNPGIFEPIHGSAPDIAGQDKANPLATILSVAMMLRHAFDMTDEADCIEQAVEKTLEQGYRTGDIWQEGGKAVGCVEMGNAVLENL from the coding sequence ATGAAGATTTGTGTACTTCCCGGTGACGGGATAGGCCAGGAGATAGTGGATCAGGCGCTCCGCGTACTGGAGAAAGTCGGTGAAAAATTCGGGCAAACATTTGAAACGACCGAAGCCCTTATTGGCGGGTGTGCCATTGATGCAGAAGGTGTTCCTCTTCCTGCGGAAACCATTGCCAAATGCAAGGATGCCGATGCTGTTTTGCTGGGAGCTGTCGGTGGTCCCAAATGGGATACCATCGATCCTGCCATTCGTCCCGAAAAGGGGCTTTTGGGTATTCGCAAGGAACTCAATCTGTTCGCAAATTTGCGCCCGGCCAATTTGTTCAAGCAGTTGGCTGATGCTTGTTACCTGCGTCCCGATATCGTGGCCAGGGGGCTTGATGTCATGGTTGTTCGAGAACTGACCGGTGGTATTTATTTTGGTGAGCCTCGCTTTGACGGCGAAAAAGATGGCGAGCGTTTTGGGTATAATACCATGACGTATTATGAACATGAAATTCGTCGTATTGCGAAAGTTGCTTTTGAGGCTGCCCGCAAGCGTTCCGGCCGGGTCTGTTCTGTGGATAAAGCCAATGTTCTTGATGTCTCACGTGTCTGGCGTGAAATTGTCATTGATGAACATAAGAACTACTCAGATGTTGAGTTGTCACATATGTACGTGGATAATGCTGCTATGCAGCTTGTTCGTGACCCTTCGCAATTTGATGTGATTGTGACAGGCAATCTTTTTGGTGATATCCTTTCTGATGCTGCCGCTGCCATTACTGGTTCAATCGGTATGCTTCCATCTGCATCCCTCGGTGAAGGCAATCCTGGTATATTTGAACCTATTCATGGGTCTGCACCGGATATTGCAGGGCAGGATAAAGCTAATCCCTTGGCAACGATTCTGTCTGTCGCAATGATGTTACGGCATGCTTTTGATATGACAGATGAAGCTGATTGCATTGAACAGGCAGTTGAGAAAACCCTGGAGCAGGGGTATCGTACAGGCGACATCTGGCAGGAAGGCGGCAAAGCTGTTGGCTGTGTCGAAATGGGGAATGCTGTTTTGGAAAATCTTTAA
- a CDS encoding GIY-YIG nuclease family protein, with protein MQKWSVYLLKCSDETLYCGITNNLQRRLAQHNSGTASKYTRSRTPVELISSVDVADKSTALKLEIKVKKQPRSQKIWFLESQGKAKAGPDLEEELTTLQNL; from the coding sequence ATGCAAAAATGGTCCGTTTATCTTCTGAAGTGTTCTGATGAGACGCTTTATTGTGGCATTACGAACAATCTCCAACGTCGACTTGCCCAACACAACTCAGGCACAGCTTCCAAATATACCCGCTCTCGAACTCCGGTCGAATTGATCAGCAGTGTGGATGTTGCGGATAAAAGCACGGCCCTCAAGCTCGAAATCAAAGTCAAAAAACAGCCACGATCCCAGAAGATATGGTTTCTTGAATCCCAAGGTAAGGCAAAAGCAGGGCCTGATCTTGAGGAAGAGCTTACAACCTTGCAAAATCTATAA
- a CDS encoding ATP-binding cassette domain-containing protein, whose protein sequence is MSRITVQSLGKSYGGESVFSDVAFEVTPGMRLALTGPNGCGKSTLLKILAGEIEQDEGQVTVSRTARVGYVEQEMKGDVLAETLLSWVLSALPSWNSFWKDWEMAVAADDGNRIEKLAHRQAEFEELYGYNPDHKARAILSGLGFADEDLLKTLGELSGGWRERAKLGRVLLQGADILLLDEPTNHLDLEAVEWLEEYLLNFRGALAFVVHDRIFLNRVATHVVFLGAGKPVLRRGNFDDFLAWDAENADQRAKEAAKLSARIENEYKYINKFRVKARKAAQAQSKLKKVEKLEQELNQIKEVQATSHRGKSLNFRLPAPKRGDKVPVAAVDLEFAYEGENSVWPKLNFQLFRGKKIALVAPNGAGKSTLLKLIMGDLQPYAGHTKIGNGTEVGYFSQHQHEILNLGNTVISEIRRLSDPGLTEEQVMSVLGLFLLGEAFFERKVQALSGGEKSRLLLATLFLARANFLILDEPTNHLDIETREGLIRALKDYEGTLLFVAHDRYLLNEVAEEVWSLEETGITQYLGGFEGFYAKRKQEEACKAGVASCKPEEIREKRKLSKDEKRRQAENRNTLYRKLKPLRKEYEKLESDLEKVFDEQAELEMKMNDPATYERPEDALKLNAAYKDATEWADNLMIRMGELEEQIEAVTTEFGDE, encoded by the coding sequence ATGTCCCGAATTACTGTCCAAAGTCTTGGTAAATCCTACGGAGGCGAATCTGTCTTTTCAGATGTCGCTTTCGAGGTCACCCCAGGTATGCGTCTTGCCCTTACCGGCCCTAACGGGTGCGGAAAGAGTACCTTGCTCAAGATTCTCGCCGGGGAGATCGAACAGGATGAAGGGCAAGTGACGGTTTCCCGAACAGCGCGGGTTGGGTATGTCGAGCAGGAGATGAAAGGCGATGTTCTTGCCGAAACCCTTTTGTCATGGGTTTTGTCGGCATTGCCGTCGTGGAACTCCTTCTGGAAGGATTGGGAGATGGCTGTCGCTGCTGATGACGGTAATCGTATCGAGAAATTGGCACATCGGCAGGCTGAGTTCGAGGAATTGTACGGGTATAATCCCGACCATAAAGCCAGAGCCATATTGAGTGGGTTGGGGTTTGCTGATGAAGATTTGCTCAAAACACTTGGTGAGCTTTCGGGTGGGTGGCGAGAACGGGCAAAGCTTGGGAGGGTCCTGTTGCAGGGAGCCGATATCCTGCTTCTTGATGAACCGACCAACCATTTGGATTTGGAAGCAGTCGAGTGGCTTGAAGAATATCTTTTGAATTTTCGGGGAGCCTTGGCTTTTGTTGTCCATGATCGGATATTCCTTAACCGTGTAGCAACGCATGTTGTTTTTCTTGGTGCGGGGAAACCGGTTTTAAGGCGGGGAAATTTTGATGATTTTCTTGCTTGGGATGCGGAAAATGCAGATCAGCGAGCCAAAGAAGCTGCCAAGCTTTCCGCTCGGATTGAAAATGAGTACAAATATATCAACAAATTTCGAGTGAAAGCTCGTAAGGCAGCTCAAGCTCAAAGTAAGCTCAAGAAAGTTGAGAAGCTTGAACAGGAATTGAATCAGATAAAAGAGGTACAAGCGACTTCCCACCGAGGGAAAAGCCTCAATTTTCGTCTCCCTGCTCCGAAGCGTGGCGATAAGGTTCCAGTTGCCGCTGTTGATCTTGAGTTTGCTTATGAGGGAGAAAACTCTGTCTGGCCAAAGCTCAATTTTCAGCTCTTCAGGGGCAAGAAGATTGCTCTTGTGGCTCCTAATGGGGCGGGGAAGTCTACGCTCCTCAAGCTGATTATGGGGGATTTGCAACCATATGCAGGGCATACCAAGATTGGTAATGGGACAGAGGTCGGGTATTTCAGTCAGCACCAGCACGAAATCTTGAATCTTGGTAATACGGTCATCAGTGAGATTCGACGTCTGTCGGACCCCGGTTTGACAGAAGAGCAGGTCATGAGTGTACTTGGGCTGTTTCTTCTTGGAGAGGCTTTTTTTGAAAGAAAAGTTCAAGCGCTTTCAGGTGGAGAAAAAAGTCGTCTCCTTTTAGCAACTCTTTTTTTGGCTCGTGCAAATTTTCTTATTCTTGATGAGCCAACCAACCATCTTGATATTGAGACTCGAGAGGGTTTGATTCGTGCGCTTAAGGATTATGAAGGCACGTTACTTTTTGTCGCTCACGATCGTTACTTGCTCAATGAAGTTGCCGAAGAGGTCTGGTCTCTTGAAGAGACAGGTATTACACAGTATCTTGGAGGCTTTGAAGGATTTTACGCAAAGCGTAAACAGGAAGAAGCATGCAAGGCCGGAGTTGCCTCCTGTAAGCCTGAAGAAATCAGGGAAAAGCGTAAATTGAGTAAAGATGAAAAACGGCGACAGGCAGAGAATAGAAATACTCTCTATCGTAAGCTCAAGCCGTTGCGAAAGGAATATGAAAAGTTGGAATCCGACCTTGAAAAGGTTTTTGATGAACAGGCGGAACTTGAAATGAAGATGAATGACCCCGCGACATATGAAAGACCTGAAGATGCATTGAAGTTGAATGCCGCTTATAAAGATGCAACGGAATGGGCTGATAACCTTATGATTCGCATGGGAGAGTTGGAAGAACAGATTGAAGCTGTGACCACTGAATTTGGAGACGAATGA
- a CDS encoding (deoxy)nucleoside triphosphate pyrophosphohydrolase, giving the protein MMKPVLDVVAGVIWKDGQYLAVERPEGFRMAGMWEFPGGKVEKGEARDAALVRELQEELNITPTEFSFWRHLVHEYDDFFVGLQFYTITAYSGELKPLENQRLQWVDPSLPPTLEYLPADIAIVEALHH; this is encoded by the coding sequence ATGATGAAACCGGTACTTGATGTCGTCGCGGGTGTTATTTGGAAAGATGGGCAGTATCTTGCTGTGGAACGTCCAGAGGGGTTCAGAATGGCCGGGATGTGGGAATTCCCCGGTGGCAAGGTTGAAAAAGGGGAGGCTCGCGATGCAGCCCTTGTTCGCGAATTGCAGGAAGAATTGAACATTACTCCGACAGAGTTTTCATTTTGGCGTCACTTGGTCCATGAATATGATGATTTTTTTGTCGGGTTGCAGTTTTATACCATTACAGCCTATTCTGGAGAACTGAAGCCTCTTGAGAATCAACGATTACAGTGGGTTGACCCCTCCCTGCCTCCGACACTCGAATACCTTCCCGCTGACATCGCGATTGTTGAAGCATTGCATCACTAA
- a CDS encoding methylenetetrahydrofolate reductase, which produces MRVCDLIERKRPFISLEFFPPKEKDAWPGFFDVVEKLKELKPLFASVTYGAGGGTQDNTLEIATRMKRDHGIEPITHLTSVGASAEKLDAFLRNLRDANIENVLALRGDPPAGVPDFDFNAQEFKHATDVIEFIRERYPEICVGGAAYPEPHPESSTIQSDLDMVDLKVKKGAKFLVTQLFFDNRLYFDYVERLKLMGSDVPVIPGVLPIMSLRSAKFILGLCGAAIPGKFLSALEKAHTEGGDDAVYALGMEYAVKQARELVDGGAPGVHLYTLNRAEACLEIGRKLNF; this is translated from the coding sequence TTGCGTGTCTGTGATTTGATCGAGAGAAAACGTCCTTTTATTTCTTTGGAGTTTTTTCCCCCAAAGGAAAAAGATGCATGGCCAGGCTTTTTTGATGTGGTCGAAAAGCTCAAGGAACTGAAGCCTCTCTTTGCTTCCGTGACTTATGGCGCCGGTGGCGGCACTCAGGATAACACTCTTGAAATCGCAACCCGCATGAAACGGGATCATGGAATAGAGCCGATAACACACCTTACTAGTGTGGGAGCTTCTGCAGAAAAGCTGGATGCTTTTTTGCGAAACTTGCGGGATGCCAATATCGAAAATGTGTTGGCTCTGCGCGGCGATCCTCCTGCTGGGGTTCCTGATTTTGATTTTAATGCGCAGGAATTCAAACATGCGACGGATGTTATTGAGTTTATAAGAGAGCGGTATCCTGAAATATGTGTTGGTGGCGCAGCCTACCCAGAGCCGCATCCAGAGTCATCGACCATTCAATCTGACTTGGATATGGTTGATCTTAAAGTAAAAAAAGGTGCCAAGTTTCTTGTCACTCAATTGTTTTTCGATAATCGCCTTTATTTTGATTATGTTGAACGTTTGAAGCTCATGGGATCGGATGTGCCGGTTATCCCCGGTGTGTTGCCTATTATGAGCCTCCGTTCCGCGAAGTTTATCCTTGGTCTGTGTGGAGCCGCCATCCCTGGAAAATTCCTGAGTGCTTTGGAAAAAGCACATACTGAAGGCGGCGACGATGCTGTGTATGCCCTTGGAATGGAATATGCTGTCAAACAGGCCAGAGAATTGGTGGACGGGGGCGCACCGGGTGTTCATTTGTATACGCTTAATCGAGCGGAGGCTTGTCTCGAAATTGGCAGAAAGTTGAATTTTTAA
- a CDS encoding aspartate-semialdehyde dehydrogenase, whose protein sequence is MKSNPVVAVCGATGAVGQEMLKVLEQREFPYSKIIPMASARSAGKKVEFKGEELTVVELTEDSFEGVDLALFSAGGSTSEKFAPIAVQSGCVVVDNSSAWRMDDECPLVVPEVNPEDLDWHKGIIANPNCSTIQMMVALKPIHDEARIKRVVVSTYQAVSGTGQKAIEELENQTRRLMSGQPVVADVYPHQIAFNCLPQIDVFMENGYTKEEMKMVHETIKIMGDPTIKVTATCVRVPVFYGHSESLNIETQEKMKADDVRALLAKSPGVIVEDYPEKKAYPMPVDAAGDDATYVGRIREDETIENGINMWVVSDNIRKGAALNTIQIAETLIQRNLLRVP, encoded by the coding sequence ATGAAGAGCAATCCCGTTGTAGCCGTATGTGGAGCAACCGGCGCGGTCGGTCAGGAAATGTTGAAGGTTCTGGAACAGAGAGAATTTCCGTATTCCAAAATAATTCCGATGGCTTCTGCCAGGAGTGCTGGCAAGAAAGTGGAGTTCAAAGGAGAAGAGTTGACTGTTGTCGAGTTGACTGAAGATTCTTTTGAAGGTGTTGACTTGGCCCTGTTCTCCGCAGGTGGGTCAACTTCCGAAAAATTTGCACCTATCGCTGTTCAATCAGGTTGTGTCGTGGTGGATAATTCTTCTGCCTGGCGTATGGATGATGAGTGTCCTTTGGTTGTGCCTGAAGTGAATCCGGAAGACCTTGACTGGCATAAAGGCATCATTGCCAATCCCAATTGTTCAACTATTCAGATGATGGTTGCTTTGAAGCCTATTCATGATGAAGCTCGGATCAAGCGGGTTGTGGTTTCCACATATCAGGCTGTTTCCGGGACAGGGCAGAAGGCTATTGAAGAGTTGGAAAACCAGACTCGTCGTCTGATGTCGGGACAGCCTGTTGTGGCGGATGTCTATCCTCATCAGATCGCATTTAACTGTCTGCCACAGATAGATGTGTTCATGGAAAACGGATATACCAAAGAAGAAATGAAGATGGTTCACGAAACCATCAAGATCATGGGGGACCCCACAATCAAGGTTACAGCGACCTGTGTTCGGGTTCCGGTATTTTATGGGCACAGCGAATCTTTGAATATAGAGACCCAAGAGAAAATGAAGGCAGATGATGTTCGCGCTCTTCTTGCGAAATCTCCCGGTGTGATAGTCGAAGATTACCCAGAGAAGAAAGCATACCCCATGCCGGTAGATGCCGCTGGTGATGATGCAACCTATGTCGGCCGTATTCGTGAAGATGAAACCATTGAGAACGGTATTAACATGTGGGTGGTTTCCGATAATATTCGCAAGGGTGCCGCGCTGAATACCATTCAGATTGCTGAGACGCTGATACAACGAAATCTACTTCGCGTTCCCTAA
- a CDS encoding aminotransferase class IV: MVKIADKDTYLKAMLECERPGASEVHAFYEHRVGMICTDPALMLMPWDDHLVHRGDGIFETMKFVGKKLYQLEPHMERMKRSSAAIYLEPPCSWDTISQLVLDVARAGESDDGMVRVLLGRGPGGFGIYPSECPEASLYVVSYALHHKADTVYENGVTAFKTSIPAKQSYLATIKSIDYLPNVLMKREAEEKGYDFPFCFNGDGFLAEGATENVCIVSQDGKLVIPEFTNALAGTTLMRAVDLIKGEMPIIFRGISEEEILEAREVVIVGTTGDAIPVVRFNGKPIHDVRPGPVAYRIRELLVEDLEKNGIAL; the protein is encoded by the coding sequence ATGGTGAAAATTGCAGACAAGGACACCTATCTGAAGGCCATGCTTGAGTGTGAACGTCCTGGCGCATCGGAGGTTCATGCTTTTTATGAGCATCGTGTCGGGATGATCTGTACCGATCCAGCTTTGATGCTCATGCCTTGGGATGATCATCTTGTTCATCGGGGAGATGGTATCTTTGAAACGATGAAATTCGTGGGGAAAAAGCTGTATCAGCTGGAACCTCACATGGAGCGTATGAAGCGGTCAAGTGCTGCTATCTACCTGGAACCTCCATGCTCCTGGGATACAATCAGCCAGCTTGTGCTGGATGTGGCGCGTGCCGGAGAGAGTGATGACGGTATGGTTCGTGTGCTTCTCGGACGCGGGCCCGGCGGCTTTGGTATTTATCCTTCTGAGTGCCCAGAGGCCAGTCTGTATGTCGTCTCGTATGCTCTTCATCACAAAGCTGATACCGTCTATGAAAATGGTGTTACCGCCTTCAAAACATCAATTCCCGCCAAGCAATCCTATCTGGCGACAATCAAATCCATCGACTATCTGCCAAACGTTTTAATGAAGCGCGAAGCAGAAGAGAAGGGATATGATTTCCCATTTTGTTTTAATGGTGATGGGTTCCTGGCTGAAGGGGCGACTGAAAATGTCTGTATAGTTTCTCAGGATGGTAAATTGGTCATACCTGAATTCACCAATGCTCTGGCGGGAACGACGCTCATGCGTGCCGTTGATCTGATCAAGGGAGAAATGCCAATTATTTTTCGTGGGATCAGTGAAGAAGAAATCCTCGAAGCCAGGGAAGTGGTTATTGTCGGCACGACTGGGGATGCTATCCCGGTGGTGCGCTTCAATGGGAAACCTATTCATGATGTTCGGCCAGGGCCTGTGGCTTACCGAATTCGAGAATTACTGGTAGAAGATTTGGAGAAAAACGGTATTGCTTTGTAG